In Novosphingobium sp. MMS21-SN21R, a single genomic region encodes these proteins:
- the rplX gene encoding 50S ribosomal protein L24: protein MASAKIKKGDTVVVRSGKDKGRTGTVLQVLPKDDKVVVGGINIAARHRKPSQQNPQGGIDRFEAPLHISKVSVADKDGKPTRVRFEVKDGKKVRVAVKSGEAIDG from the coding sequence ATGGCTTCCGCTAAGATCAAGAAGGGCGACACCGTCGTCGTTCGTTCGGGCAAGGACAAGGGCCGTACCGGCACCGTGCTCCAGGTCCTTCCGAAGGATGACAAGGTCGTTGTCGGCGGTATCAATATCGCTGCCCGTCACCGCAAGCCCAGCCAGCAGAACCCCCAGGGCGGTATCGACCGCTTCGAGGCTCCGCTGCACATCTCCAAGGTTTCGGTCGCTGACAAGGATGGCAAGCCCACCCGCGTCCGCTTCGAAGTCAAGGACGGCAAGAAGGTCCGTGTGGCCGTGAAGTCCGGGGAGGCCATCGATGGCTGA